The Falco rusticolus isolate bFalRus1 chromosome 4, bFalRus1.pri, whole genome shotgun sequence genome includes the window cccccaccccgcagcaATTGCACAAGGCAGCAACACccagagaggaggaagcaggagggagaTACCCATCGGCACACAGGCAGGGTGATTtcagcacccccaccccaactGGCCCCAGAGGCGGTGGCAGTGGCCCACGCTGCACCAGCATGGTCATGGCCGGGCTGTTCATCCTCAGCCTGGGAGGCTCCATCCTGCTCCCAGCATTGGCCCCAGCAGGTAAcgggagagctggggctgagcgGGCTGCAGGGCTGGTCCCCACGGCCGGGGTGGGAGGTGGAGACCCTGGGCTGGAACACTGCGGTGCAGGGGAGGCTTTGCACTGCCACGCTCGGTGGTCCTGGGCCAGAGCCACTGATGGgtggctccccagcacccatgggtaGTGCTGGGGTGCTCGGGACACACAGCCAAGAGCAGGACAGACATAGGTGAGAGTGATGCCCAGAGTCCCCAGCAGCTGGTGACCAcctgcacccacccacccaccaggCACCCAGGGGAGCCGGATCATCGGAGGAAGGGTGGTGGCCCCTCACTCCCGGCCCTTCATCGCCTCCATCCAGGTGGACAGGCAGCACGCCTGTGGGGGCTTCCTGGTGTGGCCCAAGTGGGTGATGACGGCAGCCCACTGCCTGGTTCCCAGGTGAGCCATGCTCCCACGTGGGGCACCTCCCGTGTCCCCCCCCGACACAGCGCAGCCCCCTCAGACAGATACCCCTGTCCCAGGGGGTTATGCAGTCCTGGAGCCCACCCGTGCTCCCCTCGAGCCCACCTCGCCAGCcaccttctccccctccccaaagcccccccctgctgcagcagcacccactcAGGGCCCCTCTGCCACAGGCGCGACCCCTCTGTGCGCGTGGTGCTGGGCGCCCACCGGCTGCAGGAACCCGAGAAATCCCAGCAGGTCTTCAGCATCGTGGACTCCATCGCCCACCCATACTACAACCCCAGCTCGGTGGACAATGATATCCGCCTGCTCCTGGTGAGTCCGCCACATCACTGCCCACAGCAGACTTGCCTGCTGGGAGGTCGTGGGCACCCACCGGCTGGAGCTGGGGCACCCCACACTCTGTGGGACatgggagggagctggggtgccCCACACCCCGTGGGGtgaaggagggagcagggatgcCCCATGCCTGCAGGACACAGGGAGGGAGCCAGGGTTCCCTGTGCCCCgtggggtgcaggagggaaCTGGGGTGCCCCACGCCCCGTGGGGtgaaggagggagcaggggtGCCCCATGCCTGCAGGACAcggggagggagctggggtgccCCATGCCCCgtgggatgcaggagggaaCTGGGGTGCCCCATGCcctgtgggatgcaggagggaaCTGGGGTGCCCCATGCCTGCAGGACAcggggagggagctggggtgccCCATGCCCCgtgggatgcaggagggaaCTGGGGTGCCCCATGCCCTGTGGGACATGGGGAGGAAGCCAGGGTGCCCCACGTCCCgtggggtgcaggagggaaCTGGGGTGCCCCACACCAGCAGGACACCgagagggagctggggtgccTCATGGCCCATGGGATGCAGGAGGGAACTGGGGTGCCCCGTGCCCCGTGGGGTGCAGGAGGGACCCGGGGTGCCCTACGGGGCACGGCGGGGAGCTGTCCCCGTGGCCGGCCGACACTAGGTGTCAGTGCTTCTCCGGAGAAGCGGGACCGCACCCCGGGGTGCGATGGAGGCGGCCCAGGACCCACGGACCCCGGCCGGGTGGGCAGCTCCCCGCACCCCTGGGGCAGCCAGTCTCCGGAGCAGAATGGGACCAGCGCAGAGGCTCTGGTGGGTGCTTCTAAAGAGGaaagggcagagctgtgggggtCAGCgtgagcagggagctggggcgGGTGTGCAATGGGgtgcaaggggctggggggtcccaggcaggagcagctggggggctCTGCCTCGGCAGGGCAGCAAAGCCACCCGTGCCCCcggctccctgcccagctgaacAGGTCGGCCACGCTGAACAAGTATGTGAAGCGGATCCGCCTGCCCTCGCCACACGTTGACCTGAAGCCCGGTACCGTCTGCTACGTGATGGGCTGGGGGGACATCTCCAACTACGGCGACCAGCCCACCGAGCTGATGGAGACCGGCACCACCATCGTCAAGCGGAGCCTCTGCCGAACGCTGTGGCATGGCAAGGTCTCGCACAACATGCTGTGCGGGGCCAGCCGCAACGCCACGCTGCAGGGCGTCTGCACGGTGAGTGCACTCCTGggcccctgcccccccagccacccccccacccccccccccggagAACCACTagcctccctcccaccctcttGCTTTGCAGGGTGACTCTGGGGGACCCCTGATCTTCAGGAAGAAGGTTTACGGCATCGTCTCATTCTCTGGGAACAGATGTGGGGACCGCCGGTACCCTGACATCTACACCAAGATCTCCAACTACATCGACTGGGTGCATGACATTGTGCAAGGGCACCGCCATCGGAAGGGGCAGCTGAAGCCCTAGCCAGGGTTGAGGAGGGGTCCTGGGGGGACAtgggctgtggggagagggcCCCAGGTGTCTTGGCCCTCAGGGCCAAGAGTCCCAGGTCCTCTCAGCTCCAGGGGCTTTGGGAGCTGATGCTCGGGGGacccaggccagggcaggagacCACCTCTGCCTATGGGTGAGGGGAGGCATGTGCCCCCAGGCTGTACGAGAAGCTCCAGCACCTCACTTGGCCTCTTGCAGCGgcaatattttccttcctcaaTAGAACCTCGGTCCCAGACCTCTGTCCATTCACCTTCCCTCTACCTACCCTGCTCCTCCCTTACAGGGGggccacagcccccagctctggggcagcCAGGAGCTCCGGGGACCCCTGCccccacaccagcccctgcccaccctgatCCTGCTCCAGGGACATGATGGGGAGACCAAAACTGAAGCCAAGACCAAGACCCACCTGCCCTGGGAGCCAGCAGACGTGGGGCTGGGACTTTAGCCCCCTTTAGTCTCCTGATGGGCAGCTGAACCTGGGAGGGCTGATTTGGGCCGGTCCTTAACCCCTCACTGCCCAGGCGACTGCTGCCCTTCTCCATGAGGGCTGGTTTTCCCcagctttcccctctcctttccctgccccacCACAACCCACGCTCTGGCTGCCCCACTGCTCCCCTTCATGCTCCGATCCTTGTCCTGGCTTGTCCTGGGCTgggtggctggagcagggggtgcaggggaaggagggtAGAGCCAGCCCCCACTCAGGACCAGGCCATGCCCCAGGGGAGCCAGGCTCCGCATCCAGGCACTGCCACCCGAcagagcatccccagcagcgcTGGAGCTGCCTTCCCGCCAGGGTGGGGCTCACCGTCCCGTCCCATCCCGTCCCACCCCGTCTCATCCCATCTCGTCTCATCttgtcccatcccatcccacacCGCACCCTCCCCACCGCGCTATGGGACCCCCCAAACAGGGGAACCACAGACACCTCCTGGGGGCTGATGGGCTCCCAGCCGCCCGGCTGCGCTGGCAGAGCCCACGGGGATCCCACCGGGAGCCTCACCCGCCGCCCCGGCACGCTCAGGCACGCAGGCGGGTGCTCGCCCCGGGAGGGAGTTGGGGGGCTGTGGGCGCAGGGGCCGGCAGCTGCCCACGCCAGCCGGGGGGATGTGagccaagcagctgctgggtcTCAGCTGGGACATGCTCATGGCGTGCGGCTTTGCCCGGCGTTGCCGCTGTCTCCAGGGACAGACCCAGACATTCCCTGCTCCcagttgtttgttttatctGCAAATTGCTGGCACGCTGCAGCTGCGGGGTGCAGCCACCCTCCCCGCTCGAGGGGTCccacaggaggctgcagccGACCACAGCATCTGGCACAGGCCATCCCGCGGCCGTGGGGGGCTCCGCTGAGAAGGACAAAGGCCAGGGCAAGGCCAGCATGCTGAGGTCCCCAGAAAGCATCCTCAGCTCTGTGGTCACCGTGGTCCCCACACTGGGGAGCCCAAAGGCTTTGGCTGCCCCGTTCTTTCCTGGTGCAACCCCAGATCCCCACTGCAGGGCTTTGCACAGGGTCAGGGAGATGCAGCCGCTGGTATTGGTGGCCTTGGGGACACTGGGGGACACCCAGCCGAGGACAGACCCCTGCCAAGCTGCCAACCTCCAAGGAAGCCCCAAATCCCCGTGGGCTCCTGGCAGCGGCAGCGTGGGGCAGACTCCCCCAGgatgccagggcagggctgccagccctggggcttcTGCGTGCTGCCGGGAAGCCTGGAGAGCCGGCGCCTGTCCCAGCTTGTCCCAGACCACCCAAAAACCGGCGGGAAGGAGGCGCCTGACTCACGGCCATGTTGTGGAAACCAAAATCTCCCGCTCATCGGCAGGAGCTGACGTCGCCACCGCAGCCCGTGCCCGGGGGCTTGGCGCGGGGCAGCACGCCAGGTGCTTCGGGGGCCAaaccctggggctggggcaggcggAGGGTGGCGAGGTGCCTCGGGGAGGAAGGCGCTGCAGGCGAGCTGTGGAGAAACCCGGGCCACACACCACATGCAGCAAAAGCTGGCGCCAGGGAAAATCCTGGGCTGCTTTATGGCATCTCCTTTACACCCCTGCCCAAAAGTGGGGAGGGCAGGTAGagagggggctgcaggagggccCCCCGCTGTGCCCACCCCAGGTGGAGATGCGACTGGCGGGCAGCGGTGCCCAGCCGGGCTCAGCACAGCGCTGGGGCACGGGAGCCACCTGGGTTCAAAccaggctgcagcctgggccGGATCCTGCCTGACGCTCAGCTGAGGCTGAGGGTGCTCGGCACCAACCAGGAGCAAAGGTTTCATTCCCCCTCACCACTTCACGGTGCCTCGGTTTCCCCCATGTAACCCCCTCCCCAGGACCGGGGTGCTGGGGAGTCTCAGTCAGAGCCAACCTGGCCCCAGGAGCCCCCTGCAGCTGTTGGGGCCATGCCGGAGCCCATCCACGTGGCAGGTCCTGAGCCAGGGGTCTGGGGGCTGCGCTGTGCCAGCCCCCCatgcaggggacacagccgAGGGGGAAACGACGGTGGCTCCTGTTGAGCTCCAAGTGCCAAGCCGCAGGCTGCCACCCGGGCTCCCGCCGCTGGGGAAGCATCGCACATCAGGACCCAATTAATGGCAGGAATTGTTTTGTGAAATACCAAACCCTCACGGCACGGCCTGATATTGGGAACAGATTTATCTGCGTTGCTGTTtgctcttccctgctctcccctttcctcccactgcagagaggctgggctggaaaaaaacccccagtgcCAAGCTGAAGCAGATGCAAACCAGAGAGCGGGGCCAAGCCcctcacctgctgctgggggctctCCCACCCCCACATCCCACCTGGACCCCCGGTGAGGGGCAAGCAGGGATGCTGCGGGTAGCACAGCCCTGCGGGGGTCAACCCCAGGGGAATGCAGCCGCCTCCTGCGGCCCCAGAACCTGCTGAACAAAACTGGACCCGCAGCACcgtttattctttttttttaattataatcCAAATTGTAACACAGCTGTAAAATGCCCCTAACGATACCGAATAGGAAATGTGTATGTTCCCCTAGCGTCTGCCTCAGGGATCAGAACGCAATcatacaaaaatagaaaattgggtatttttatatatatatataatatatatatgacATTTATATAAAGGCAATAGCTTTTCGGTGTCAGAGGTGAGATGGTATTTACACAGGTGACAAcacacaaaatgagaaaaataaaaataaatacagatggTGTCACAGAGCAGcgggggcaggaggcagggggctgtgcagccaagggggagctgggctgggagcccccgggggggcgggcagggccaTCGCCGCTCTCCTGTCCCCTTCCACCGACCCACGcccccacagcacccccagcaACTCTGCGGTGGGGTCGGGAGCAGAGCGCTGTCCTGGGGCACCACACGGCTGCTTCGCCCAGCGCCAGCCCTGGAAATGCTGCCAGGGGCTGCGGACCCcccctctgcctgggctgctttcaaagcagtttGGCCAGGGAGGGACGaaggggggtctgggcaggggCGCTCTCAGCAGCAGAGGGCTCAGCGGGCCTGGGGGGACAGTGGTGCTCCCCAGTCAGGGCTGCTGTGGCCCACGGTGGGCAGCGCTGCCCACCTGCCAtcgccccagccccccaggcacCGCCGTCGCCTCTGAGATGGGTGGGAGCCTGGTCCATATGGGCCCGGGAAAACCTAAACTAAAATCCGTTTTAACATACACATGTTAAAACTTTAGGAGAAAataacatacatatatatattttttaatatatatatatatatatataaatatatatctctCTCTCCAATCTGCTGCAGCGCcgtgctgccttccctgccgCTGGCAGCCGGGGCTGAGCCCCTCTGGGGAAGGCGAAATCCGGGGAAGGCGAAAGCACAGATTCCCTCTAGACCTCAAGGTCCCGGCCAGAAACGTCAGCAGAGTACCGAGAATTCAATCCAAAAATAAATAggcccagggctgccagccaAGGACACGGGGGGGGCGCAAGGCACGGCAGCATGGACACCCCTCAGcacctccccagccacccaGAAGGGCAGTACGGGCACCGGAGAGGGCACCGGCCACTCTGccaggcactggagcatctCCGGGGGGCTCGGCATCGCTCCGGCCGCGCGGGCTgggagccccctgccctgctcgcCAGCCATCGGGACCAAAATTCCGGCCCCCTGCGACTGCATAACATACACAGGTATAAATAAGGATCTTTTTATCTTAATAAATATCGGGTATATGGTTTGTACAATATACACATAATGCCCCTGTCTCCTGGGTCCGGCCTCATGGCGAGGGAGGATTCACACATAGTTCTCTTCCACGTTGTCCATCTCCGGGGAGAATCTGGCCGCAGCTGGAAACGGAgcaggagagggggagaagCGGTGAGGGGGATGCGAGGGGTGGCCAGGCGCTGGGGGTCTGagcccgctccccgccccctccctccccccccgaACCACCCCACTCACCTGAGCAGCTCCCGTAGTGGCGCACACCGATGGAGCGGCCGCGGTGGCAGGTGGCCCGCCGGAGGTGGCACGCTGAGGGGTAGGTGATGTTGTTGTTGCCGCAGAGGGCACGGTCCAGGCTGGTGGGCTCAGGGCAGGGAGCCGTCCGGCACATCACGCAGTGGGCGCTGCCAGTCTGGTCCACCACGCAGGTGTGGGTGCCGGGGCACACCACGCTGGAGCAGGACTCTGCGGGAAAGAACAGGCAGCCACGGCTGAGCCAGGGACAGCCATCCTCCTCCCACGGCTCCTCTGCCCCAGGCGGGCAGCAGGCATCGCCCCAGGGAAAGCCCAGCAGGTCAGGGTTCAGCTGCCTTTAGCTACCAGGGGATGGTAGACCCTCAGGCTGGAGGGTCCTGAGCCCCCCCATCACCACTGCTTGCAGGaacaggagctggcaggggccGACATCGTGGCTGTGAGGGACCGTGTGGCCCTGCAGACCCTGGGCATGGTCCTGCCCGGAGCCTTGCTGTGCGGGGGAGCTGATGTCCGGCTGCAGAGCCTGAGCACGTGGGGCTGAGCCCGGCGCAGTGGGATCCAGCTGGGGCACGTGGCCCCACGCAGGTGCCttggcagggagagcagcagccgcctgggccaggctggcagccaccGGCgagaggggaagggcagggTCACCCTGGACCCAACCCATGAGCGAGGGTGGAGGGAGCCTGCGCGGAGAGGATCAGGCCCTGCACAGTGCTCTGCCGAGCTGATGCAGTGCGGGGGGGCGTgtgcacccccacccccccaccccccgcaacAAAACCCTGGGGTCTGTGCGGCACCTCCCATCCTGGCACAACCCCACGGCGGTGGTGGGAGCACGGTGGGACCCACAGCGCTCCCCGGACACCATAAACACTTTGCAACGCCGTCCCTCCGCCTTCCTCTCTTTCCATGCCGGATTGGAAGGAGATTTGGCATCTGCAACTCCCAGCTCGCAACTCACATTTCTCGCCCCACATTTCCCTGTGCAGTCCAGAGCCTGACAGacaaagtatttcagagagGAGGGCTGgcaaaaataatcataataatcCTGACAGTTCTTGGCAGGGCAAGGAGCATTGCTGCTCTCTttaacaaaagaacagaaaaaggggCTTGATGTTTGTAAGTGACATTTTACGGACTGTTATTCCTCAGCCTGCGGCAAGGCTAAACCCTCGTTGCACTGACAGGCATCGTTGCCATCCCCACCGGGGTGGCTGGGCCGTGTCCTGGGGTGGCCAGTGGCTGCCAGCCGGCCAGTTGCCAGCTCTGAGCACAGCGAGGTCAGTGCTGAGGGATGTGACTCCCCCATGGGCCAGGGTCCACTGGTACCCATCACACTGGGCTGGCTGCGGAGCACGTTCCCCCTCACCaggcacacagccctgcactggGACAGAccttccctccccaggcacagcaggggCACTGACTACAAACCCTCCACGCCGTGCCGGTGCTGCTACCAGCCTCGGGGACAACTGGAGCAGCCGGTGCTCCGTGCTCGGGGCAGGACAGCTCCTCCCCAGAACACACTGCCCACAGTGGGGAGAACTGGGGAGACCCAGCTTCCCAGGTGGGAGAAGGGATGCTGCACCCATGCATGCTCGCCTGACGCAGCGGAACGAcccttccttgctgcagcagagcagctcatgGTGTGCTGGGAGAGCAGACCCATGCTGCCATTCATCCCTTTCCATGCGGGTGCAGCTCAGAGCAGTCCcacacagagctgggagcaggagagcCACAGGGGACGGGACAGGATGGAGACAGGATGAAACAGGGTGGGGGAATGACCAGACCTACTTTTGCATTTGCCCTGGTACATCACTTCGAGGTCGGGGTGGTCTCTGCACTTGGCCGTCAGCAGGTCGCACTCGTCTCGGTAGGTGTAGCCGTCGGAGCCGCAGACCTGCAGCTTGCggggcaggctggagcagtcGGGGGCACAGGCGCACTGCGGACGCCCGTGCTTCATCTTGCAGACCTTGTCGGGGCCGCACACCACCCCCTCGCAGCTctctggggacagaggggagCAGCACGTGAGGATGTGAcaccagctgccccccccccgcccctcgccAAGGGCAGGATCTGtcctgcacagcctggctggcacCCCAGCCACGCACGGTGACACCAACTGGGGCAGCACCAGCATCAGCCCCCAGGGTGCCCAATCCTTCCCGGGGTCACAACACGCACGCTGACGCCGAGCTGCCCTGAGCAGCATCTGGATCTGCTCAGCTCCGCCAAGGAGCAGGTCGTTGGCTGGTGCTCCACGCAATCATCCAGCACTCGCCCCAGCCAGAGCCCCGGCCCTCCGCTCAGCACCAGCTAACTcatttctatgtatttattttttggaaggagacatttctttttcttgtgcaatggaaaaaaatctatctCTGCAAggccccagctcctccagaagGAGCAGGGCTTCGCAAGTTGTCTGGGCAATCAAGAACGCTGCTTCCACCAGACAATACCCAGCCCTGTTTCGCTCCGGGCCTCCGTGACTTGAACACAAGAGCGGGACACAGCAGTGAGCGCAGCTCCCCAGACAGGCAGCAGCTTTGTCCCCTGGGTCACCTCCCAGCCAGCACGGGGGCTGGGTTCAGAGGGTCCCGCCAAGCACCCGGTGCTGCCCCAGGGCCGTGCCCACGCTGGCGGGGACAGAGAGGGGCCACCGACCCTGAGCAGGGACCCATCCCATACAGGGGTGCCTCTgcggggagaggggaaggggtCAGCGCCCAGACCAAGCGGGGATGGGAGATCTGGCTGGAAGCCCCTTGGCCCCCAGGAGCACACACAAAGCCCTCACCCCAGAGGAACTCTTCGCCCTGATCGTGGGATACGGGCGATGCTGGGAGCCGAGGGGCTGCCTCCGGGTACAGGGAGCCATCAGCACCCACGGGAGGGCCTGGCAGGGCCGAGAAACTTCCCAAGAGAGGGATTCTCCCCCCAGCAGGAAGGATTCCCGCAGACAGGGTGTGTGCTGGGAGCTGTTGGGAGCTACCGAGGGGGATTTCCCTACCGGAGAGGGGTCACTTTGGGAGACTgcaagggggaggaggaggaaggggaaattCCCCATCTGCTTGGCCCGGCTCTCCCCAGGGGAAATTCCCTGGTGGGAGACAGTCTCCCAGTTTGCTCCCTGGTTTCCAAAGCTGGGGCCTGCCcaagggaaggggagagcagcaggctgagccccagcagcatctgtgCGCAAAGCCACAGGGATGAGACCCCAGGACAGAGGAGCAcggccccagggctgccagagCGAGTGGGACCCCCGTCACCCTCTGCTCCGTGTCACGGTCACTGGCACAGCAGGGTCCATCTGTCCAAACCGTCTGAGCaagggagggaggcagctggaCCCCCCGCCCGTGACCCTGACCCCGCAGCCCGGCTCTCGCCCCTGCGCCGGGTCCCTGGGGGGGACACCAcatccccagcagctggagccaggaaTTTCACGTCGCCACCAGAGACCCATCACGGAGCCCCCGGGGCCTGGCCAGCACCTTCCCGCGGGGCTCGGCCGCCCCGGCTGCTGGCGcggggctggtggctgcagcccaCTTTATCCTGGAGTAACCTCTCCCGGCCCTGGAGCCCAGAGAGCCGGAGCACAGCTCGTCTCATCCGCCCTTTTCCAAGGCCTCCAGCTCGCTGGAGCCCGGTGgggagcagcaccagctccaTCTGGATGGGACAGGCAGGGGCTTTCTGAAGGGTGGGGAGTTGCGGTGTACGTGCTGGCCAGGCTCTCCGGTGGTTCCAAAGGTCCTGCTCCCAGACCCCGATGATCCCCAGGAGTCACAGCCCCCGCtgcaggctgtggctgctggcagccccccaCGTTCCCCAGCATCACCACAGAGGTAAGGGCAGACCCCCAGGATGAGGGCTGCCCATCCCCactgtgctctgccctgggcactggggaGCCACGCTCCCTGACCAGTCCCCGGAGAGGGTCCCAGTGTTCCTGGCACCCACCGAGCGGGGCCAGCCTGCTCAGCCACTACGGGGCCAAGCCCACAGTGGGAGATGGGGCAGAGAGCCAGGGCCAGGATCTCATCCAGCCTTCAGCCAGCACGGGGTGCAGCCGTGACCTGTGCCAGGACGGGGCCAAGGGGCAGCCGGGGTGGCAGCACTGGAGAGCACGGAGGGGCTGGAAgtggttttgttaaaaaacatttttccccccctgtaAGCAAATAACGACATGACCTTCCAAAgacctgctcctgcctcctgcgGTCAGCAGGTCCTTGAGCATGTTCTCACACAGCCACGCAAGTGCGACTGGGGGATCCGCGCCTCCGGCGCACGCCAAAACATCTGGCGGGGCTGGAACTCACAGCTGGAGAGTTTCCACTTCTGGAACTGCCCATTACATAAAGccatttcacacacacactgggaggaggaagggggagctGAGGGGAAGAAATAGatcttttttccataaaaaaacacaaccaaaaaccTTCAGAAGTTTCCCTCTGAGCAGACCTGGCAAGGGCCAGGCTGGGAGgctccagccacagcagagTTAACCTGGGAACAGGGAGCCCCAGCTCAGCTTCTTGCACTTGGGCTGCCCAGCCAAGGCCCAGGTCAGGCATCCCACTCCACaggggaaacaaaaatacacacaaaatgagctgccagggatggaggcTGTCCCACAAGCCCTGGCCCCATGGCAGCATccctcccagagctgcagcagcaggaacatgGGGTCAGTGGTCCCTGGGGTCTCTGTGCTGTCCCAGACAGCCCAGGAAGGCACCCAAGAGTCCTGCCTGGTGAGGGGCAACCCAGTCCCGTCGCTGCTGCTTCACCCAGAGCTGCGGGCACCGAGCATCCTCCCCAGGGATCTGAGCATCCctcccaggcagagctgagccctgcagcagcccactCACCCCACAGCCACGCTCACCTTTGCAGGGGTGGCAGGTCACCAGCCCCAGGAAGCCCAGTAGGCTGATCTTGTTGCCTGGGTAGGTGTAATTAGACCAGGCCACGTCCACATTGCCGTTGGCACAGCATTCCTCCCATGTCACGCCTGTCTTCAGGATCATGGTGCACTTggcctccttcccctgctgcagccagcagatcCCACCTGCAGAGAGGGCAGAGGGTGAGGTgcccctgctgtgccaggccaCTGCGCAAAGGGCAGTGAGACCCCCGCCACAGCCAGGCCGCCCATGGGGCAGAGGCACGGGGACCGCACCAGTGCCTGGGAAAGGCTGGCACAGGATGGGCTGGGGAAGGTAAAGACGCTCCGTGCTGGCTCCCATCTCTCCTGTGACACAAGGGCAGTCCCAGAGCCAGCGTCCCTGTGGGTCCCCAGCACAGTGGGGCAGCTCCGTGCCCGCGCTGCCACCCCATGCCCTGGGCTGCGGGCAGCCCGGCTCCTCTGGCCAAAGCCAGCACTGGGACCGCAGGGATGTACCAGTTACCTCAGCACTCACAAGCAATGCTCCAGgagatgcccagccagctggcCAGGATCTGGGCTTGCAGCTTACCCCCttgccctgcccccccccccccccgcctgcaTCGCTGCCTAACTCCTGCCTGGCCCCAAGCAGAGGGGGCTCCAGCCCAGGGAGGATGAGCAGAGCGGGGCCGGCAGGCGCCCATGCTGCAAGGGCTGGATCCCCTGACAtgcaccagcagccccacagaggGACAAGGACTGTCCCCACAGCACAGAGACCAGACGCCCACAGCCTCTGCAAGGAGCATTTGAGCCATGGGCTGGAGAACAGGGCACTTGACATGGCCCTTGGGATGGGGCCAGCCCAGCGGCATCGGATCCCTCTGAGTCAAAAGGCTGTTTGTTCCTTAACCCCACGAGcgaatct containing:
- the PRSS57 gene encoding serine protease 57, producing MLHLPPTLPVPPTPQQLHKAATPREEEAGGRYPSAHRQGDFSTPTPTGPRGGGSGPRCTSMVMAGLFILSLGGSILLPALAPAGTQGSRIIGGRVVAPHSRPFIASIQVDRQHACGGFLVWPKWVMTAAHCLVPRRDPSVRVVLGAHRLQEPEKSQQVFSIVDSIAHPYYNPSSVDNDIRLLLLNRSATLNKYVKRIRLPSPHVDLKPGTVCYVMGWGDISNYGDQPTELMETGTTIVKRSLCRTLWHGKVSHNMLCGASRNATLQGVCTGDSGGPLIFRKKVYGIVSFSGNRCGDRRYPDIYTKISNYIDWVHDIVQGHRHRKGQLKP
- the FSTL3 gene encoding follistatin-related protein 3 gives rise to the protein MPLRLALCLLALCSPAAAHGGICWLQQGKEAKCTMILKTGVTWEECCANGNVDVAWSNYTYPGNKISLLGFLGLVTCHPCKESCEGVVCGPDKVCKMKHGRPQCACAPDCSSLPRKLQVCGSDGYTYRDECDLLTAKCRDHPDLEVMYQGKCKKSCSSVVCPGTHTCVVDQTGSAHCVMCRTAPCPEPTSLDRALCGNNNITYPSACHLRRATCHRGRSIGVRHYGSCSAAARFSPEMDNVEENYV